A window of Vicia villosa cultivar HV-30 ecotype Madison, WI unplaced genomic scaffold, Vvil1.0 ctg.000256F_1_1, whole genome shotgun sequence contains these coding sequences:
- the LOC131626056 gene encoding phosphoribulokinase, chloroplastic, with the protein MAACTVYSTQSLRTNISTPTSSKANVAFHQKQVLFFTTNKKSSNRRANSNKRYLITCAAGDSQTIVIGLAADSGCGKSTFMRRLTSVFGGAAEPPKGGNPDSNTLISDTTTVICLDDYHSLDRTGRKEKGVTALDPRANDFDLMYEQVKAIKDGKSVQKPIYNHVTGLLDAPELIKPPKILVIEGLHPMYDSRVRELLDFSIYLDISNEVKFAWKIQRDMAERGHSLESIKASIEARKPDFEAFIDPQKQYADAVIEVLPTQLIPDDNEGKILRVRLIQKEGVKYFSPVYLFDEGSTISWIPCGRKLTCSYPGIKFFYGPETYKGNEVSVVEMDGQFDRLDELIYVESHLSNLSSKFYGEVTQQMLKHADFPGSNNGTGLFQTIVGLKIRDLFEQIVASRAEAPVGAAKA; encoded by the exons ATGGCAGCTTGCACTGTCTACTCAACACAATCCTTAAGAACAAACATCTCaactccaacatcatcaaaagcaaatgttgccttccaTCAAAAACAAGTACTTTTCTTCACAACAAACAAGAAAAGCAGCAACAGAAGAGCAAACAGCAACAAAAGATACTTGATAACATGTGCAGCAGGAGACTCACAGACAATTGTGATAGGTCTAGCAGCTGATTCAGGCTGTGGAAAAAGCACTTTCATGAGAAGACTCACAAGTGTGTTTGGAGGAGCAGCTGAGCCACCAAAAGGTGGTAATCCTGATTCAAACACTCTTATAAGTGACACAACCACTGTGATATGTTTGGATGATTATCATTCTTTGGATAGAACTGGTAGAAAAGAGAAAGGTGTTACTGCACTTGATCCAAGAGCTAATGATTTTGATCTCATGTATGAACAAGTTAAAGCTATTAAAGATGGAAAATCTGTTCAAAAACCTATTTATAATCATGTTACTGGTCTTTTGGATGCTCCTGAGCTTATTAAACCACCAAAAATCCTTGTCATTGAAGGTCTTCATCCAAT GTATGATTCTAGAGTTAGAGAACTCTTGGACTTCAGTATCTACTTAGACATTAGTAATGAGGTGAAATTTGCTTGGAAAATTCAG AGAGACATGGCAGAACGTGGACACAGTCTTGAAAGTATCAAGGCTAGCATTGAAGCAAGAAAGCCTGATTTTGAAGCTTTTAttg ATCCACAAAAGCAATATGCAGATGCAGTGATAGAAGTGTTACCAACTCAACTCATCCCCGATGATAACGAGGGAAAGATTTTACGAGTAAGGTTGATACAGAAAGAGGGTGTCAAATACTTTAGCCCAGTTTACTTGTTCGACGAAGGTTCAACTATTTCATGGATACCATGTGGAAGAAAACTCACATGCTCTTACCCCGGAATCAAATTCTTCTATGGACCAGAAACCTACAAAGGAAACGAG GTGTCAGTTGTGGAAATGGATGGACAATTTGACAGACTAGATGAACTTATATATGTTGAGAGCCATTTAAGCAACTTATCATCCAAATTCTATGGAGAAGTTACTCAACAAATGTTGAAGCATGCTGATTTCCCTGGTAGCAACAACGGAACAGGTCTCTTCCAAACCATAGTTGGTTTGAAGATAAGAGATTTGTTTGAGCAGATAGTAGCAAGCAGGGCTGAGGCTCCAGTAGGAGCTGCTAAAGCTTAG